One stretch of Pigmentiphaga aceris DNA includes these proteins:
- a CDS encoding DUF6694 family lipoprotein codes for MKNRAARILSLLFVFMLSACTETRLDGSSDASLRSSVAKMRGSISADKRAQFDHALLSIGFGSINLKLLDKVGTPEAANIGLSPSVLLALDGKNVAEVLATAEEITARRKEVEKIIGLDNISRLQQKKERHEAALAQLALFEVSKASFKLLPQRYGRPKPLIEMTVTNRTNHAISRAYFEGTVKSPGRSVPWIKEEFNYSIPGGLEPGETVSWSLAPNEYGPWGKTEVPADAIMTVTTTQLDGPDNKTIAASSDITSLKVFTSEDELQLNQLRRKFEVDAKQ; via the coding sequence ATGAAAAATCGCGCTGCGCGAATTTTGTCTTTGCTCTTTGTGTTCATGCTTTCGGCATGCACTGAAACACGTTTGGATGGTTCAAGCGATGCGTCGCTTCGCAGCTCTGTTGCAAAGATGCGCGGCAGCATCTCTGCGGACAAGCGAGCGCAATTTGATCACGCACTTCTATCGATTGGGTTTGGCAGCATCAATTTGAAATTGCTGGATAAGGTCGGCACCCCAGAGGCCGCAAATATAGGCCTCTCCCCTAGCGTACTTTTAGCGCTGGACGGTAAAAACGTTGCCGAAGTTTTGGCGACCGCCGAAGAAATTACTGCCCGACGTAAAGAGGTAGAAAAGATAATTGGCCTTGACAACATCAGTCGCTTGCAGCAAAAGAAAGAGAGACACGAGGCAGCCCTTGCCCAGCTTGCCCTTTTCGAAGTCAGCAAAGCTAGTTTCAAACTACTGCCTCAGCGTTATGGGCGCCCTAAGCCATTGATCGAAATGACAGTGACCAACCGAACAAATCACGCGATCTCCCGCGCCTATTTTGAAGGAACCGTGAAGAGTCCCGGTCGCTCGGTTCCCTGGATTAAGGAAGAATTCAACTACTCGATCCCAGGTGGTCTGGAGCCGGGTGAAACTGTGAGCTGGAGCCTTGCACCCAATGAGTATGGGCCGTGGGGCAAAACCGAGGTTCCCGCTGATGCGATCATGACGGTAACGACGACCCAATTAGACGGACCGGACAATAAAACCATTGCAGCATCAAGCGATATCACTTCGCTGAAGGTTTTCACCAGTGAAGACGAGCTACAGCTTAATCAATTGAGAAGAAAGTTCGAGGTAGACGCCAAGCAATAG
- a CDS encoding GNAT family N-acetyltransferase — MNNPVFRHPVLADAARCFQIESSAYEGDEAATFEKIALRIAQYPEGFLIMEIDGETVGFINSGCAHEVLMSDDAFKELVGHDPAAPNVVIMSVVLDAAYQGKGLSTQLMQTFVAQMRARGKETIHLMCKDRHVPLYAKMGYAYVKPSASDHGGMAWHEMVMRL; from the coding sequence ATGAACAACCCAGTATTTCGGCATCCCGTGCTGGCAGACGCCGCGCGCTGCTTTCAGATCGAATCATCCGCCTACGAAGGTGATGAAGCCGCGACCTTCGAGAAGATCGCGCTTCGCATCGCGCAATATCCCGAAGGTTTTCTGATCATGGAGATCGACGGGGAAACGGTGGGCTTCATCAACAGCGGCTGCGCGCATGAAGTGCTTATGTCTGACGACGCGTTCAAGGAACTCGTGGGCCACGACCCTGCCGCGCCAAACGTCGTCATCATGTCTGTGGTGCTGGACGCGGCGTATCAAGGCAAGGGCCTGTCCACGCAGCTAATGCAAACCTTCGTTGCGCAGATGCGAGCACGTGGCAAGGAGACTATCCATTTGATGTGCAAGGATCGTCATGTGCCGCTGTACGCCAAGATGGGTTATGCATATGTAAAGCCATCTGCGTCGGATCACGGCGGCATGGCTTGGCACGAGATGGTGATGCGGCTTTGA
- the prmB gene encoding 50S ribosomal protein L3 N(5)-glutamine methyltransferase: protein MSFDMPTVGEVIEHAEARFLETEVFFGHGSLEAYDEAVYLVLFALGLPPDELDPYLDQILNDEQFAAIETLINRRIDERVPAAYLTGEAWLMGRSFRVDPRVIIPRSFIAELLEEGLSPWVEDPAQVGRMLDMCTGSACLAILAAQDFPNAQVDAVDLSSDALAVAVQNVADYELESRVRLHRSDLFASLPAARYDVIICNPPYVNADSMNALPPEYHHEPELALAGGTDGMDLIRVLLRDAPRFMNDHGILVLEIGNEREFFEKAFPKLEPVWLSTSAGDDQVLLLRRDQL, encoded by the coding sequence ATGTCTTTCGACATGCCCACCGTCGGCGAGGTGATCGAACACGCCGAAGCGCGTTTCCTGGAAACCGAGGTCTTCTTTGGCCACGGCAGCCTGGAAGCGTACGACGAGGCGGTTTACCTGGTGCTGTTTGCACTGGGCTTGCCGCCCGATGAGCTGGACCCGTATCTGGACCAGATTCTGAACGACGAGCAATTCGCGGCGATCGAGACGCTGATCAATCGTCGCATTGACGAGCGCGTGCCGGCTGCCTACTTGACCGGCGAAGCTTGGTTGATGGGCCGCAGTTTCCGCGTCGATCCGCGCGTGATCATTCCGCGCTCGTTCATTGCCGAATTGCTGGAAGAAGGCTTGTCGCCCTGGGTCGAAGACCCGGCGCAGGTTGGCCGCATGCTGGACATGTGCACGGGTTCGGCCTGCCTGGCGATTCTGGCCGCGCAGGACTTCCCCAACGCGCAGGTCGATGCGGTGGACTTGTCTTCCGACGCATTGGCGGTGGCCGTGCAGAACGTGGCCGACTACGAGCTGGAATCGCGCGTGCGTTTGCATCGCAGCGACTTGTTCGCGTCGCTGCCAGCTGCGCGTTACGACGTCATCATCTGCAATCCACCCTACGTGAATGCAGACTCGATGAACGCCCTGCCCCCCGAATACCACCACGAGCCCGAATTGGCGCTTGCCGGTGGTACCGACGGCATGGACCTGATCCGGGTGTTGCTGCGCGACGCCCCGCGTTTCATGAACGACCACGGCATTCTGGTGCTGGAAATCGGCAATGAGCGTGAGTTCTTCGAGAAGGCCTTCCCTAAGCTGGAACCGGTGTGGCTGTCCACTTCCGCAGGCGACGATCAAGTCTTGCTGCTGCGACGCGATCAACTGTGA
- a CDS encoding response regulator transcription factor produces MVPTPTIAVVDDDEGVRVSLCSLIRSLGYEVRAYASATAFLDDQGAGDPDCMVTDVQMSPMTGDQLQARLIASGRLFPMIFMTAFPTDAVRNRVMSLGACAYLDKPVDGDAMAGCLAAALHQGRAAARL; encoded by the coding sequence ATGGTTCCAACTCCCACAATCGCAGTCGTTGACGATGACGAGGGGGTCAGGGTGTCGCTGTGCAGTCTGATCCGCTCGCTTGGTTACGAGGTGCGCGCCTATGCGTCGGCAACTGCGTTTCTGGACGATCAGGGTGCTGGGGACCCCGACTGCATGGTTACCGACGTGCAGATGTCACCGATGACAGGCGATCAACTGCAGGCGAGGCTGATCGCTTCCGGTCGGCTGTTTCCGATGATTTTCATGACGGCGTTTCCCACGGATGCGGTGCGCAATCGTGTCATGAGCCTGGGGGCCTGCGCCTATCTGGACAAACCGGTGGATGGCGATGCCATGGCAGGCTGCCTGGCGGCCGCGCTGCATCAGGGCAGGGCGGCCGCACGCCTGTGA
- a CDS encoding PAS domain-containing sensor histidine kinase translates to MSRISSAPLDIDGAEGPYARTMRIAFRLAAVVLAFVILLIDTLSTVEGAVAVLYVMVVLLAARTYRRVDIVWASIGCAALTLLAYVDSHGFNHVGAQTIRAAVSLSAIGGTALLALQHQYATNKLAAQARLLNLSHDMIFVRDNAGFITFWNRSAEEVYGWSSREAVGRVADDLLGTRYPEQRSSIEAALLSTGRWEGMLEQRTKAGATLFVESRWVVQCDHLKRPVEVMETHTDVTDRKVAYAALVASERRFRRMFDASRIGVVQESWSALRAELVALNLLDGDALRTYLASHPEFVGRARTLVNIVDVNPALLTMLHRDPTVPFDALESVDDMLSEGDRTFSSALISFARGDTFLEGETEMVRADGSRFPVLFTITYPTVDDADGTVLVFVVDNTERKQAQSALLASQAELAHATRVATLGELTASIAHEVNQPLMAVVTSGEAGMRWLKRPVPDLHEVETAMGRIISEGRRASEIVKRIRAFLMKAPTQRDVLSSAALIDEAIRLVEYECSREQVMLRLDIEPGLPAIVGDRIQLQQVLVNLMVNACQAMAGQTAARVLSIQARRASVSSLVISVRDTGPGIAAENLDRLFDPFFTTKQQGMGMGLAICRTTAQAHGGELSIVNSPGGGASFQLTLAVLPDGVDQS, encoded by the coding sequence ATGTCCCGTATCTCATCTGCGCCATTGGATATCGACGGCGCTGAAGGCCCCTATGCGCGCACGATGAGAATCGCGTTCCGACTGGCTGCGGTCGTATTGGCGTTCGTAATTCTGCTGATCGACACGCTCAGCACCGTGGAAGGTGCCGTGGCCGTGTTGTATGTGATGGTGGTGCTGCTGGCTGCGCGAACCTACCGGCGCGTGGATATCGTGTGGGCGAGTATTGGCTGCGCGGCGTTGACGCTGCTGGCTTATGTCGACTCGCATGGTTTCAATCATGTGGGCGCGCAGACCATACGGGCTGCTGTCAGTCTGTCGGCGATTGGTGGCACGGCCTTGTTGGCGCTGCAGCATCAATATGCCACCAACAAGCTGGCCGCGCAGGCCCGCTTGTTGAATCTGTCGCACGACATGATTTTTGTGCGCGACAACGCGGGTTTCATCACGTTCTGGAATCGCAGTGCCGAAGAAGTCTACGGCTGGTCTTCGCGCGAAGCGGTGGGGCGGGTGGCAGACGACTTGTTGGGCACCCGATACCCGGAACAACGCAGCAGTATCGAAGCCGCATTACTCAGCACCGGTCGCTGGGAAGGCATGCTTGAACAACGTACCAAGGCAGGAGCCACGCTGTTTGTAGAAAGCCGGTGGGTGGTTCAGTGCGACCATCTGAAACGCCCTGTCGAGGTGATGGAAACGCATACGGATGTCACGGATCGCAAGGTGGCGTATGCGGCCCTGGTCGCCAGCGAACGGCGTTTTCGCCGCATGTTCGACGCCAGCCGAATTGGCGTGGTGCAAGAGAGCTGGAGCGCGCTCAGGGCGGAATTGGTCGCGCTGAATTTATTGGATGGCGACGCGCTTCGCACCTACCTGGCCAGCCACCCGGAATTTGTCGGCCGTGCGCGCACCCTGGTCAATATCGTGGATGTGAATCCGGCCTTGTTGACCATGCTGCATCGTGACCCCACGGTACCCTTCGACGCGCTGGAATCGGTCGATGACATGCTCAGTGAGGGCGATCGCACGTTCTCATCGGCGCTGATTTCTTTTGCGCGCGGCGATACCTTCCTGGAAGGTGAGACGGAAATGGTCCGTGCCGATGGCAGCCGCTTTCCGGTGCTGTTCACCATCACGTATCCCACCGTGGACGACGCCGATGGCACCGTGCTGGTGTTTGTGGTCGACAACACCGAGCGCAAGCAGGCACAAAGTGCATTGCTGGCGTCCCAGGCGGAACTTGCACACGCTACCCGGGTGGCTACGCTGGGCGAGTTGACGGCGTCCATTGCGCACGAGGTCAACCAGCCCTTGATGGCGGTGGTTACCAGCGGGGAAGCGGGCATGCGCTGGCTCAAACGACCGGTGCCCGATCTGCATGAAGTTGAAACGGCAATGGGCCGCATCATCTCGGAAGGGCGGCGCGCCAGCGAAATCGTCAAACGCATACGCGCATTTTTGATGAAAGCGCCAACGCAGCGCGACGTGCTGAGCTCGGCCGCACTCATCGATGAAGCTATCCGGCTGGTCGAGTACGAATGCAGCCGCGAGCAGGTCATGCTGCGGCTGGATATCGAACCTGGGCTGCCTGCCATCGTCGGTGATCGGATTCAGCTGCAACAGGTGTTGGTCAATCTGATGGTCAACGCTTGTCAGGCCATGGCGGGGCAGACCGCTGCGCGTGTGCTGTCGATTCAGGCCCGGCGGGCCAGCGTCAGCAGCCTGGTGATTTCGGTACGCGATACCGGGCCTGGCATTGCAGCGGAAAATCTGGACCGTCTGTTCGATCCATTCTTCACCACCAAACAGCAAGGCATGGGTATGGGCTTGGCGATCTGCCGGACCACGGCACAAGCTCACGGCGGTGAATTGTCGATCGTGAATTCGCCGGGCGGCGGTGCAAGCTTCCAACTTACACTCGCAGTATTGCCAGACGGTGTAGACCAATCATGA
- the dapC gene encoding succinyldiaminopimelate transaminase: MNPRLDALQPYPFEKLRALHAGVVLPSGLRPVNLSIGEPKHPTPAFIEQAIIANLSGLSGYPPTLGPLSLRTAIAQWLQKRYALPLIDPATQVLPVLGSREALFSFVQTVIDPAHGGVVLSPNPFYQIYEGAALLAGARIEFVNDDPSRGFACDWDSVPESIWQDTRLVFTCSPGNPAGHVMSLDEWKTLFDRADKYGFVIAADECYSEIYLDEAAPPIGALEAAHKLGRTDFRNLMIFSSLSKRSNVPGMRSGFVAGDAKLVKKFLLYRTYHGCAMSGVVAAASEAAWLDEAHVVENRRLYREKFDAVVPILQGKIDVKRPPASFYLWAGVKGDDTAFARDLLQTEAVTVLPGSYLARDAWGRNPGAGRIRIALVAPLADCVEAAERIARFATTR; this comes from the coding sequence ATGAACCCACGCCTCGACGCTCTGCAACCCTACCCGTTCGAAAAGCTGCGCGCACTCCATGCGGGTGTTGTGCTGCCGAGCGGCCTGCGACCGGTCAATCTGTCGATCGGTGAACCCAAGCATCCGACGCCTGCTTTTATCGAGCAGGCGATCATTGCCAATCTGTCTGGCTTGTCCGGTTATCCGCCAACGCTTGGGCCCCTGTCTTTGCGTACTGCCATCGCGCAGTGGCTGCAAAAGCGCTATGCCCTGCCCTTGATCGATCCGGCTACGCAAGTGTTGCCGGTGCTGGGCTCGCGCGAAGCGCTGTTCTCGTTCGTGCAGACGGTGATCGATCCGGCGCACGGCGGGGTGGTGCTCAGCCCGAATCCTTTCTATCAGATTTATGAAGGCGCAGCCTTGCTGGCTGGCGCGCGTATCGAGTTCGTCAATGATGATCCCTCGCGTGGCTTTGCCTGCGATTGGGACAGCGTGCCGGAATCGATCTGGCAAGATACCCGTCTGGTCTTCACTTGCTCGCCGGGCAATCCGGCTGGTCATGTGATGTCGCTGGATGAGTGGAAGACTTTGTTCGACCGCGCCGACAAGTATGGCTTTGTGATCGCGGCGGACGAGTGCTATTCGGAAATCTATCTGGACGAAGCCGCTCCGCCGATTGGTGCGCTGGAAGCGGCGCACAAGCTGGGTCGTACGGATTTCCGTAATCTGATGATTTTCTCCAGCTTGTCTAAGCGTTCCAATGTGCCGGGCATGCGTTCCGGTTTCGTTGCGGGCGATGCCAAGCTGGTGAAGAAGTTCCTGCTGTATCGCACGTATCATGGCTGCGCCATGAGCGGCGTGGTTGCGGCTGCCAGTGAAGCTGCCTGGCTCGATGAGGCGCATGTGGTGGAAAACCGCCGCCTGTACCGCGAGAAGTTCGACGCGGTGGTGCCAATTCTTCAGGGCAAGATCGACGTGAAGCGTCCGCCTGCTTCGTTTTATCTGTGGGCCGGGGTGAAAGGCGACGACACGGCGTTTGCGCGCGATTTGCTGCAGACGGAAGCGGTCACGGTGCTGCCGGGTAGCTACCTGGCGCGTGATGCCTGGGGCCGCAATCCTGGCGCGGGTCGTATCCGCATTGCCCTGGTCGCGCCGCTGGCCGATTGCGTGGAAGCCGCCGAGCGCATTGCGCGCTTCGCTACCACGCGTTAG
- the dapD gene encoding 2,3,4,5-tetrahydropyridine-2,6-dicarboxylate N-succinyltransferase has translation MSLQALQQTIEQAWEDRTTLSAASAPAAVREAVAHAIDALDNGSLRVADKSSGEWVVHQWLKKAVLLSFRLEDNTVQGFGDGAPIQFYDKVPTKFASYTEEDFKKGGFRVVPPAVARRGSFIAKNVVLMPSYVNIGAYVDEGTMVDTWATVGSAAQIGKNVHLSGGVGIGGVLEPLQANPTIIEDNCFIGARSEVVEGVVVEENSVLSMGVFISQSTRIYNRETKEIIYGRVPSGSVVVPGTLPSADGSHSLYAAIIVKRVDAQTRAKTSINDLLRA, from the coding sequence ATGAGCCTTCAAGCCCTGCAACAAACCATTGAACAAGCCTGGGAAGACCGCACGACGCTGTCCGCTGCCTCGGCACCCGCCGCTGTGCGCGAAGCTGTCGCCCACGCCATCGACGCACTCGACAACGGCTCGCTGCGCGTTGCCGACAAGTCGTCGGGCGAATGGGTGGTGCATCAATGGCTGAAGAAGGCTGTGCTGCTGTCTTTCCGTCTGGAAGACAACACGGTGCAAGGCTTCGGTGACGGTGCCCCGATCCAGTTCTACGACAAGGTCCCGACCAAGTTCGCGTCGTACACCGAAGAAGATTTCAAGAAGGGTGGCTTCCGCGTGGTGCCGCCGGCGGTTGCTCGCCGTGGTTCGTTCATCGCCAAGAACGTGGTGCTGATGCCGTCGTATGTGAACATCGGCGCGTATGTCGATGAAGGCACGATGGTCGACACCTGGGCCACCGTTGGCTCGGCTGCACAGATCGGCAAGAACGTTCACCTGTCGGGTGGCGTGGGCATCGGCGGCGTGCTGGAACCCCTGCAAGCCAACCCCACCATCATCGAAGACAACTGCTTCATCGGCGCGCGCTCGGAAGTGGTCGAAGGCGTGGTCGTGGAAGAGAACTCGGTACTGTCGATGGGCGTGTTCATCAGCCAATCCACCCGCATCTACAACCGCGAAACCAAGGAAATCATCTACGGTCGCGTGCCGTCGGGTTCCGTGGTGGTGCCGGGCACCCTGCCCTCGGCCGACGGTTCGCACAGCCTGTACGCAGCGATCATCGTCAAGCGTGTCGACGCGCAAACCCGCGCCAAGACCAGCATCAACGACCTGCTGCGAGCGTAA
- a CDS encoding response regulator transcription factor, translated as MNAQTSLDATLASEQALIFIVDDEAAVRDSLDSLFRSVGFRTTLFGSASELLQVAMPNVPACIILDVRLPGISGLDFQDQLTRQGIDLPIVFMTGHGDIPMTVRAMKAGAVDFLSKPFREQDMLDAVAAAIERDRQQRAQSAAMLDLRARHETLTPREREVLAHVVSGLMNKQVAGLLGLSEITVKIHRGNVMRKMGVRSLADLVRQAQALGVSAP; from the coding sequence ATGAATGCCCAGACCTCACTGGATGCCACGCTGGCATCCGAACAGGCGCTTATTTTTATTGTGGACGACGAGGCTGCGGTGCGCGACTCGCTCGACAGCTTGTTCCGTTCGGTGGGTTTTCGAACCACGCTTTTTGGCTCTGCGTCTGAACTGCTGCAGGTGGCGATGCCAAACGTGCCGGCCTGCATCATTCTTGATGTGCGCCTGCCGGGCATCAGCGGGCTGGATTTTCAAGATCAGCTGACCAGGCAAGGTATCGATCTGCCCATCGTTTTCATGACCGGGCATGGCGATATTCCCATGACGGTGCGCGCAATGAAGGCGGGCGCGGTCGATTTTCTGTCCAAGCCATTTCGTGAGCAAGACATGCTTGACGCCGTTGCCGCGGCCATCGAGCGCGATCGCCAGCAACGCGCCCAGTCAGCCGCGATGCTGGACCTGCGCGCACGGCATGAAACGCTTACGCCGCGCGAACGTGAAGTGTTGGCGCATGTGGTGTCTGGCCTGATGAACAAGCAGGTTGCCGGTCTGCTGGGCTTGAGCGAGATCACGGTGAAGATTCACCGGGGCAACGTCATGCGAAAAATGGGTGTGCGTTCGCTTGCAGACCTGGTGCGTCAGGCCCAGGCTTTGGGTGTATCGGCACCCTGA
- a CDS encoding DsbA family protein, with protein MRNLSVPVGPLDHSTGPANAPVTLVEYGDYACSHCGASYTTIKAVQLAMGKQLRFVFRNFPVTTQHPHGLRAAQLAEAASHVGQFWLAHDMLYAHQHALTDIDLMRYGSGVGVNALALREAFDRRFDRKIESDFMSGMHSGVNSTPAMFINGSRYDGPRDVDSLIAALSQVAQFVLARV; from the coding sequence ATGCGCAATCTATCTGTCCCCGTTGGCCCGCTGGACCACAGCACGGGCCCGGCAAACGCACCGGTAACGCTGGTGGAATACGGCGACTACGCGTGCTCGCACTGTGGCGCAAGCTACACCACCATCAAGGCAGTACAGCTTGCGATGGGCAAGCAGTTGCGCTTCGTATTCCGCAACTTCCCCGTGACCACCCAGCACCCCCACGGGCTGCGCGCTGCGCAACTGGCCGAAGCGGCGTCACACGTCGGGCAATTCTGGTTGGCGCACGACATGCTGTATGCACACCAGCACGCACTGACAGACATCGACCTGATGCGCTACGGCAGCGGCGTTGGCGTCAATGCACTGGCACTGCGCGAAGCCTTTGACAGACGTTTCGACCGCAAGATCGAAAGCGACTTCATGAGCGGCATGCACAGCGGGGTGAACAGCACCCCGGCCATGTTTATCAACGGCAGCCGTTATGACGGGCCGCGCGATGTCGATAGCTTGATTGCGGCATTGAGTCAGGTGGCGCAGTTTGTACTTGCGCGTGTTTGA
- the dapE gene encoding succinyl-diaminopimelate desuccinylase — MTVSGRLHGDKQDSTDNAVLSLAEALISRPSVTPDDAGCQALLAERLVPFGFRIETIERGGVVNLWARRGTTAPLVVFAGHTDVVPTGPLEQWTSPPFAPTQRDGNLYGRGASDMKSSIAAFVVAVEELLTAEPDLPGSIALLITADEEGPSIDGTVAVCEVLKARGEQMDFCIVGEPTSVKTLGDTLKNGRRGSLSGKLTIQGLQGHVAYPQLARNPIHLVAPAIADLTTTEWDTGNEYFPPTTFQISNFHAGTGATNVVPGTAVLDFNFRFSTASTPESLKERVHAILDQHGLEYTLDWNQGGAPFLTPRGTLCDALISAVQDEVGVVAELSTTGGTSDGRFIAQICPQVIEFGPINASIHQVNEHIAVSALQPLKNIYRRTVTTLLGGSK, encoded by the coding sequence ATGACTGTGTCAGGCCGCCTGCATGGCGATAAACAAGACAGCACCGACAATGCCGTGCTGTCCCTGGCCGAGGCGCTGATCTCGCGTCCGTCGGTCACGCCAGACGATGCGGGCTGCCAGGCACTGCTCGCCGAACGGCTGGTTCCCTTTGGCTTCCGTATCGAGACCATCGAGCGCGGCGGCGTAGTCAACCTGTGGGCGCGACGCGGTACCACTGCGCCCCTGGTCGTCTTCGCCGGCCATACCGATGTGGTGCCCACGGGCCCGCTGGAACAGTGGACCAGCCCGCCGTTTGCACCCACACAGCGCGACGGCAATCTGTACGGGCGCGGTGCGTCCGACATGAAAAGCTCGATTGCGGCCTTTGTGGTGGCAGTCGAAGAATTGCTGACTGCTGAACCCGACTTGCCCGGCTCGATCGCCTTGCTGATCACCGCCGATGAGGAAGGTCCGTCGATCGACGGCACCGTGGCCGTCTGCGAGGTGCTGAAGGCACGCGGCGAGCAAATGGATTTCTGTATCGTCGGCGAACCTACGTCCGTGAAGACGCTGGGCGATACCTTGAAGAACGGCCGACGTGGCTCCTTGTCTGGCAAGCTCACGATCCAGGGTTTGCAGGGGCACGTGGCCTACCCGCAGTTGGCGCGCAACCCGATTCACCTGGTTGCGCCCGCGATTGCGGATTTGACGACGACCGAGTGGGATACCGGCAACGAGTATTTCCCGCCAACCACGTTTCAGATTTCGAATTTCCACGCGGGTACCGGGGCGACCAATGTCGTGCCTGGCACCGCGGTGCTCGATTTCAATTTCCGATTCTCGACGGCCAGCACGCCGGAATCCTTGAAGGAACGTGTGCACGCCATTCTGGATCAGCATGGTCTGGAATACACGCTGGACTGGAACCAGGGCGGCGCGCCGTTCCTGACGCCGCGCGGCACGCTGTGCGATGCGCTGATCTCGGCTGTACAAGATGAAGTCGGCGTGGTGGCCGAACTGTCGACTACCGGTGGTACGTCTGACGGTCGTTTCATTGCACAGATCTGCCCGCAAGTCATCGAGTTCGGGCCGATCAACGCCAGCATTCACCAGGTGAATGAGCACATTGCGGTGTCGGCGCTGCAACCCTTGAAGAACATTTATCGGCGCACTGTCACCACGCTGTTGGGCGGTAGCAAATGA
- a CDS encoding type VI secretion system-associated protein TagO, whose translation MTTTQFIRSAFSALALSSVAYGAFAQTNATTVAGKEIAECAANTNTVLRLACYDALATKNGLAPATKPTTVTGSGEWRTSTQTDPLTDKSVHVATLIADSGRGRFGEAIGLTVRCANNKTELYINWNSYLGLESIFTTYRVDKDAAAKSTWTISTDHKAAFFPGSPVTVLKRLVTSQSFVANVTPYGENPVTATFKTAGAETALADIRKGCKW comes from the coding sequence ATGACCACCACGCAATTCATCAGATCGGCATTTTCCGCGCTTGCACTGTCGTCCGTGGCATACGGTGCTTTTGCGCAAACCAACGCAACCACCGTCGCTGGCAAAGAGATTGCCGAGTGCGCCGCCAACACAAATACCGTGTTGCGCCTGGCATGCTACGACGCGCTGGCAACCAAAAACGGGCTAGCTCCGGCGACCAAGCCCACCACGGTGACCGGATCTGGCGAGTGGCGCACATCAACCCAGACCGACCCGCTGACCGACAAGTCTGTCCATGTTGCGACGCTTATCGCCGACAGCGGCAGAGGCCGCTTCGGAGAAGCAATCGGGCTGACTGTACGCTGTGCCAATAACAAGACCGAGCTTTACATCAACTGGAATTCGTACTTGGGACTGGAGTCGATATTCACCACGTACAGGGTGGATAAAGATGCCGCAGCAAAGTCCACGTGGACGATATCTACGGATCACAAAGCGGCATTCTTCCCTGGTTCACCGGTTACGGTGCTCAAGCGTCTGGTGACTAGCCAATCGTTTGTGGCAAACGTGACGCCTTACGGCGAAAACCCTGTCACTGCGACGTTCAAGACGGCTGGGGCGGAGACAGCGTTGGCTGATATACGGAAGGGATGTAAGTGGTAG